The segment TATTGCGTATTACGTCATCATTTTCGCACACAACGTCATTCTACAAGTTGTACACAACGCGTAGAGCTGAGAGTACACGGGGGTAAGAACTTGCAACATTTTAAGCTCATTATACAACGATTTTGTGCAACATATGAATTTTGTAACAATCTAGAGGATTTATTACGCACGAATGTTTACCTGAACTGTTCATTGTCATAgaaatatttgatgaaaaattattgtaaaattacCCTTGTAGACCGGTGTCATGTCTACATCACAGATCATATTATTTAGGGAAAAAAGAAAGCTTGCTAAGTCTATATTGATGGATGAATTGATATATGTGACAGTtaaatcaaaatgcaaattgatatatttaaataaaatttattccatgttgccgggggggggggggggggggggggggggggggggggggctcgcCCCCCGGCAAGCTATAATAATTGTATTGtttatcattcaaatatataattatatatatatcattatacttTAGACAGAAATGAATACCGACAGGAAAAAACAGATCCGATTTAAACCTGAGGATGATCTACGGCTTTTAAGGGAAGTAGTCGGGAGTAATCCCCtgagaaacaaaaacaaatgggCTGAAATAGCTGAACCTCTATCAACATCGACTTTTATTCTGGACAGTAGACGAGTGAGAGAACGTACAAATCTCCTCATTGAACAACATAAACGAGAAACTAGGGAACATCTTAAAaggttttctctctctctctctctctctctctctgatacaCCGCTTATCTTTTAATATTCTTGTCTTATTTTCCCCATgcctgaaatatttcataataccGTACACTAATATGTTCCCATACATTTTCAATACACTTACGTtcctgtatatttatttttttaagatCTGGTGTCGATGAAGATGTTTCGGAAAAAACAAACCTGCTGGACGATGTCATAGAATTGAAAAAtgaagaggagagagagaagaaagaagaaaaagaaaagaaggacAGATCAGAAAATTTAGGGAAAGAAATCAGGAAAAGGGCACTTGAATGCCTTACACCAAAGAAAAGtatgaaaatattattgtgTCATTGTATTACAAGGCTCATGTGATTTGTTTGGGGGAAAATGCATTGATTTgtcgtgtaaacaaattctttcattatacagccatatatattttttgtttgttttttcagaCGACGAATGCGATTTGCCAGTACTCAAGAAGAAGAATTCGCAGACGTATCTTGTGGactatttaaaagaaaaatcagaaaatGAGATATCTATGAGAAAATCAGAAATGGAAGTAAGAAAAGAAGAATTAAAGTTGGAGAAGGCAAAGTTTGAAATGGAGCGAGAGGAACGGATGCAGAGAATGGAAATAGAAAAGCAAGAGAAACTTGCTTTCATTGATTTACTTAAAAAATTAACGAAAGATAACTAATCATAAAAACTGTTCAGAAGTGTAAAATTTTATTCcagatatttgtttaatttatcTGAATAAACTAAACCATTAAAGTCAGTCTTGTTCATATATGTGTCCAcgttacaacacacattctaTACATTTGAACACATTTAGGCCAAATATTCCTGTAGTGATGGGGGAGACATATCAAAGAAAGTGCCAGTTTCGCTCCCGTACAAAATAGTGTGACAATTAGTAAGGATTGAAGCTACCCTATAGTACTTTCCAACAGGTTGTAGATAGAGCTTTTGATTTTTCTTGTAAtctaaaaaagaaaagagagtTAAGATTTTGCCAAAAGTCCATTCCACGCAGACTCTCACTGCGGACATCCTTTTGTTAAATCGCAGTTGATTTGCAGTAATTACACCTCCTCGAAATGGGGGAATTATGTAAGGCGATAACGGGTACGTAGGGTCGCCGTAGACAGAGTAGACATCATTGTTTGGTTTTGTCATATGTTGATACATCTGGTATTCAACGTTGCTTTCCCTTAACATACCGGCATCATGACGACGGCCTTCAACCGGGCCAAATAGATGCGCAATCATACCATCAGGTGTCGTTATGCACTGAAATTTTAAACCGTGTACTCTTTTGTGACCATTAAACACCACCTGCTGATGAGACTGAGGTCTGCATATCGGTCTGACAGTTCCGTCAATGAACCCCCAGCAATTGGACAGAGGCGCTCCACATCTATTCACGACTGCTGCCATTTCATCCAGTTTTGCATGAGACAACCAAGGCTGATTTAGGTTTTCGAGGAGATGTCCATGTACTGTATCTATGCAATCAAGGACtgagttgaaaatatatgacaatTCAGCAGTTGATCTTCCAAATACATGGGAAAGATCCTCTAATCTATTTGGGTATGCCAATCTTCGTATGAGAATACACAAACCTTCTATTCCTGAACATACAGTCCTgtttttacatacaattttgtTTGGAATATGCAGTGCTATTCGTAATCCTAGCAAATCATCTTTTTGAAACCGGAATAACAGGCGAAATTGTTCGTCGTTCAATTCATCCAGGTTTAATCGGTGATAAATCGATGCCTCTTTTTCATTGCTCATGCAAGACAAAAGTAAAACATCATCATCGTCTGTCAGAGCTGCAAGCAACATCATATTTTGcgccattttttttctttgatcttAACGCAGTAAACCCTCTTTTGATTCGTTTATTTGCACATTTGTATCCAatcaatttatttgtaattaatgGTTTTACACGTACGCGTACACGTACTGTTTGTTAAACGTAACATTACGTTGGATGCGTGTACTTGTAAACATACTTCTGTTTGTACACGTACGCGTAGACGTACACGGTCAGTTGCTTAACCTCTCTaataactgtcagttaaacttaactaatGTTTGTGCAACTGAGTCCAGAGAGACACGAGTTTCTTCATTGTTCATGTCTCATCTTAACGTATAAGTTACAGGCTACATGAAACTCCATTGTCCTTGATTTTGATCAAGATTCATAATGTAAAAAGGAGAAAATGTACATCTGATTTAACACAGTATAGCTCTGTGGTCACCAACTAGCATACACACTATACTAGGTGAAACCAATCTGTTGTCCCCAATAACAGATGAATGGATGAAAAGACAGACACACATAACAAAACCAATATACCCCCAAAACTTATTTGTGTTGGAGGATATTGGCTAAATGTACAggaatataatgaaaaataattacaaatgGCCATAACATTCTCACAATTGAGTGAATCAACATGAAAATACCAGGGGCACTTGGTTAACATAGTAACA is part of the Ostrea edulis chromosome 2, xbOstEdul1.1, whole genome shotgun sequence genome and harbors:
- the LOC130051676 gene encoding uncharacterized protein LOC130051676 encodes the protein MNTDRKKQIRFKPEDDLRLLREVVGSNPLRNKNKWAEIAEPLSTSTFILDSRRVRERTNLLIEQHKRETREHLKRSGVDEDVSEKTNLLDDVIELKNEEEREKKEEKEKKDRSENLGKEIRKRALECLTPKKNDECDLPVLKKKNSQTYLVDYLKEKSENEISMRKSEMEVRKEELKLEKAKFEMEREERMQRMEIEKQEKLAFIDLLKKLTKDN